In Archocentrus centrarchus isolate MPI-CPG fArcCen1 chromosome 24, fArcCen1, whole genome shotgun sequence, one DNA window encodes the following:
- the katna1 gene encoding katanin p60 ATPase-containing subunit A1, with protein MSLREISENVKLAREYALLGNYSSASVLYHGLLEQIKKYVYTMGDSSFQQRWQQLWQEISEENQQVQDIMSTLENFQLDTTPAKPSSHDDFEIRPLHVEQRHSPCPVRRPSNPYKDSKPPNNRLSVAVKAQQRHLPRGANGDRSRPSKGKEKREPKEAASKAKDDKNKGDVQEKEAKRFDGAGYDKDLVEALERDIISQNPNIKWDDIADLEDAKKLLKEAVVLPMWMPAFFKGIRRPWKGVLMVGPPGTGKTLLAKAVATECRTTFFNVSSSTLTSKYRGESEKLVRLLFEMARFYAPTTIFIDEIDSMCSRRGTSEEHEASRRVKAELLVQMDGVGGASENDDPSKMVMVLAATNFPWDIDEALRRRLEKRIYIPLPSTKGRVELLKINLRELELASDVDLDKIAEQMEGYSGADITNVCRDASLMAMRRRIEGLTPEEIRNISRDEMHMPTTMEDFESALRKVSKSVSAADLEKYEKWIEEFGSC; from the exons atGAGTCTACGGGAAATCAGTGAGAACGTGAAGCTGGCCCGGGAATACGCCCTGCTGGGAAACTACAGCTCAGCTAGCGTTCTCTATCATGGGCTGCTTGAACAAATCAAGAAGTATGTGTACACAATGGGAGACAGCAGTTTTCAGCAGAGATGGCAGCAG CTGTGGCAAGAAATCAGTGAAGAGAATCAACAAGTTCAGGACATAATGTCAACTCTAGAGAACTTTCAGCTGGACACGACACCTGCCAAACCGAGCAGCCACGATGACTTTGAAATAAGGCCTTTGCATGTGGAGCAGAG ACATTCTCCCTGTCCTGTCAGGCGTCCTTCGAACCCTTATAAAGACAGCAAACCTCCAAACAACCGCCTGAGTGTGGCTGTgaaggcccagcagaggcaCCTGCCCCGAGGAGCCAATGGCGACAGAAGCAGGCCTTCCAAGggcaaagaaaagagagaaccCAAAGAGGCTGCCAGCAAAGCAAAGGATGATAAG AACAAGGGCGATGTCCAGGAGAAAGAAGCAAAGAGGTTTGATGGGGCAGGATATGATAAAGACCTCGTGGAAGCTCTGGAGAGGGATATTATATCTCAAAATCCAAATATTAAATG GGACGACATTGCAGACTTGGAAGATGCAAAAAAACTCCTCAAAGAAGCAGTCGTACTGCCGATGTGGATGCcagctttttttaaaggaatacGGAGACCCTGGAAG GGTGTACTTATGGTGGGACCTCCAGGCACAGGGAAAACACTTCTGGCTAAAGCGGTTGCCACCGAATGTAGAACCACGTTCTTCAACGTCTCCTCATCGACTCTGACCTCTAAGTACAGAGGAGAGTCTGAGAAGCTGGTTCGCCTTCTCTTTGAAATG GCACGTTTTTATGCTCCCACCACGATCTTCATTGATGAAATTGACTCGATGTGCAGCCGCAGAGGAACCTCAGAGGAGCATGAAGCCAGCAGGAGAGTGAAGGCAGAGCTGCTTGTGCAGATGGATG GTGTTGGTGGAGCGTCTGAGAACGACGACCCTTCAAAGATGGTGATGGTCCTGGCTGCCACCAATTTTCCGTGGGACATTGACGAGGCTCTGAGGAGGCGCCTGGAGAAGCGGATCTATATTCCTCTTCCTTCAA CCAAGGGGCGAGTGGAGCTGCTCAAGATTAAcctgagggagctggagctggccAGCGACGTGGACTTGGACAAGATCGCAGAGCAGATGGAGGGTTATTCAGGAGCTGACATCACTAACGTGTGCAG GGATGCATCTCTGATGGCCATGAGGCGAAGGATCGAAGGCCTCACACCAGAAGAGATCCGTAACATTTCCCGGGATGAGATGCACATGCCCACCACCATGGAGGACTTTGAGTCGGCTCTGAGGAAAGTGTCCAAATCCGTTTCTGCAGCTGACCTGGAGAAGTACGAAAAGTGGATCGAAGAGTTCGGCTCCTGCTGA
- the ginm1 gene encoding glycoprotein integral membrane protein 1, whose translation MEMRGSTVCVILFLFVSATRTESSTGQLNTENILINVTAGTLADAQLQDSNNLQINLNISVGEEQVLVNDVPVELSGVTRFNCQALLLDSVNGSSEFESGDLVSTVTRVMVSQNRLYSSSEEVLALQVFSEVIEMDGKEVQQPDMCEVKILMSPDFQKLAQFTNIYPIGHSEIFRIPRENDVVVTDPPNSRTDEEQLISQTTSQYPLKHTETTREEIAAPGKLPETPLRMDPDLLYDVRFDDELDDSYPSQPDQNQMETPPNEFISSYSAMCQWVEQTRERLRRFCSESLPVFFLVMWVVVVGVVGSAVVVKILDVFFPTCEQKHIFHVNPIPVMPEDEKHNLLENMEIEVEEEEKKP comes from the exons ATGGAAATGAGAGGGTCGACAGTTTGTgttatattatttctttttgtctcGGCTACTCGCACAGAGTCGTCAACTGGGCAGCTGAATACG GAAAACATCCTTATTAACGTGACAGCGGGGACACTGGCAGATGCACAGCTGCAAGATTCTAACAACCTACAG ataaATTTAAACATATCGGTGGGTGAAGAGCAGGTGCTGGTCAATGACGTCCCAGTGGAGCTGTCAGGGGTCACTCGGTTCAACTGCCAAGCGCTTCTCT TGGACAGTGTCAATGGAAGCAGCGAGTTTGAGTCTGGGGACTTGGTGTCCACCGTCACCCGGGTGATGGTGAGCCAGAATAGGCTGTACAGCAGCTCAGAGGAGGTGTTGGCTCTTCAGGTCTTCAGTGAAGTGATAGAGATGGATGGCAAAGAG GTCCAGCAGCCTGACATGTGTGAGGTGAAAATACTGATGAGCCCAGATTTCCAGAAGCTGGCTCAGTTCACCAACATCTACCCCATCGGACACAGTGAGATCTTCAGGATTCCCAGAGAAAATGATGTGGTTGTCACAGATCCACCGAATTCTAGAACAG ATGAAGAGCAACTGATCTCTCAGACCACCAGCCAGTATCCTCTGAAGCACACAGAGACCACCCGGGAAGAGATCGCAGCCCCTGGAAAGCTCCCAGAGACCCCCCTGCGTATGGACCCCGACTTGCTGTATGATGTCAGATTTGATGATGAACTTGATGACAGTTACCCGAGCCAGCCCGATCAGAATCAGATGGAAACTCCACCCAACGAATTCATATCATCTTACTCT GCCATGTGTCAGTGGGTAGAGCAAACCAGGGAGCGACTGCGGCGCTTCTGCTCCGAATCCCTGCCTGTCTTCTTCCTGGTtatgtgggtggtggtggtcgGCGTTGTCGGATCGGCAGTCGTCGTCAAAATCTTAGACGTGTTCTTCCCAACTTGTGAACAGAA gcACATTTTTCATGTAAACCCCATCCCTGTGATGCCAGAGGATGAAAAGCACAATCTGTTAGAGAACATGGAAATAGAagtagaggaagaagagaagaagccTTGA